One genomic segment of Ricinus communis isolate WT05 ecotype wild-type chromosome 5, ASM1957865v1, whole genome shotgun sequence includes these proteins:
- the LOC8267425 gene encoding probable terpene synthase 13 isoform X2 has protein sequence MALSSISIFIHCLVDPLPRKQTSKTLPSNHIDFKSAFNVANWSINQTLVSPLSAQCIHLTDEDVRIKERRTRAFKHILRKEGEGSHEVLAMIDAIQRLGIDHHFQDEIDEILQRQYTIPSYYNDNDLHGLALRFRLLRQGGYNVSAGVFDKFKDKEGNFDQKLSDDIRGLMELYEASQLSIGAEDHILDEAGDYSHQLLSSWMTLLDDSQARIIKNTLDHPHHKNLARFRATNFNRYFHMANIEGWMNELQELAKIDFQMVQSQNQQEIFQVAGWWKDLGISKELKFVRNQPLKWYIWSMATLSDPSLSQQRIDLTKPISFIYIIDDIFDVQGSLDELTLFTEIVKRWDVEAVEQLPGYMRACFKALDSVTNEIGYKVYKQHGWNPVHSLRETVHIPTWASLCKAFLVEARWFASGHLPAAEEYLQNGIVSSGVHVVLVHIFYLLGHGVTREGVDFIGNRPAIITSTATILRLWDDLGISKDENQDGHDGSYVECYVKEHKGSLVEIATKKVTVMISDAWKQLNQECLHPNPFSPNFTKSCLNLARMVPLMYSYDDNHRLPVLEYYTKSLLFESVSI, from the exons ATGGCCTTGTCTTCTATATCAATCTTTATTCATTGTCTTGTTGATCCACTTCCTCGAAAACAAACTTCAAAAACTCTTCCGTCTAACCATATAGATTTTAAGTCTGCCTTCAATGTTGCAAATTGGAGCATTAATCAAACTCTGGTTTCTCCTCTTTCAGCTCAATGTATCCATTTAACTGATGAAGATGTCAGGATTAAG GAGAGAAGGACGAGGGCTTTCAAGCATATCCTAAGGAAAGAAGGTGAAGGTTCACATGAAGTTTTGGCCATGATTGATGCTATACAACGCCTTGGCATTGACCATCATTTCCAAGATGAGATTGATGAAATTTTGCAGAGGCAATATACCATACCTAGCTATTATAATGACAATGATCTTCACGGTCTTGCCCTTCGATTTCGACTCTTGAGACAAGGAGGTTACAATGTCTCCGCAG GAGtgtttgataaatttaaagacaAGGAGGGAAATTTCGATCAAAAATTAAGTGATGACATTAGAGGACTTATGGAATTATATGAAGCTTCACAACTAAGTATAGGTGCAGAAGATCATATACTTGATGAAGCTGGAGACTACAGTCACCAGCTTCTCAGTTCATGGATGACACTTCTTGACGATTCTCAAGCtagaataataaagaatactcTCGACCACCCACATCACAAAAACTTAGCCAGATTCAGGGCCACAAATTTCAATAGATATTTTCATATGGCAAATATAGAAGGGTGGATGAATGAATTGCAAGAACTTGCGAAGATTGATTTTCAGATGGTTCAATCTCAAAACCAACAAGAGATTTTTCAAGTAGCAGG gtGGTGGAAGGACCTTGGCATATCTAAAGAGCTCAAATTTGTGAGAAatcaaccacttaaatggtaTATATGGTCGATGGCAACTCTTTCAGATCCAAGCTTGTCACAACAACGAATTGATCTCACAAAACCTATATCATTTATCTACATAATAGATGATATTTTTGATGTTCAAGGCTCGCTGGATGAACTGACATTATTCACTGAAATTGTGAAAAg ATGGGACGTTGAAGCCGTAGAACAACTGCCAGGCTACATGAGGGCATGCTTCAAAGCTCTTGACAGTGTCACTAATGAAATTGGCTACAAGGTCTATAAACAGCATGGCTGGAATCCTGTACACTCTCTAAGAGAAACAGTACATATCCCAACA TGGGCAAGTTTGTGCAAGGCATTTCTAGTAGAAGCAAGATGGTTTGCTTCGGGTCACTTGCCAGCTGCTGAAGAGTACTTGCAAAATGGGATTGTGAGTTCAGGTGTACATGTGGTTCTAGTTCACATTTTCTATCTACTGGGTCATGGTGTAACCAGAGAAggtgttgattttattggcaATAGACCAGCCATAATAACTTCCACCGCTACAATTCTTCGGCTTTGGGATGATTTAGGTATCTCCAAG gaTGAGAATCAAGATGGTCATGATGGATCATATGTAGAATGTTACGTTAAAGAACACAAAGGGTCATTGGTAGAGATCGCAACAAAAAAAGTAACAGTGATGATTTCAGATGCATGGAAACAACTAAACCAAGAATGCCTACATCCCAATCCATTTTCACCAAATTTTACCAAGTCTTGCCTTAACCTTGCAAGGATGGTGCCTTTGATGTACAGTTATGACGATAACCATCGTCTTCCAGTTCTTGAATATTATACCAAATCTCTCCTTTTTGAATCTGTCTCCATTTAA
- the LOC8267425 gene encoding probable terpene synthase 13 isoform X1, which yields MALSSISIFIHCLVDPLPRKQTSKTLPSNHIDFKSAFNVANWSINQTLVSPLSAQCIHLTDEDVRIKERRTRAFKHILRKEGEGSHEVLAMIDAIQRLGIDHHFQDEIDEILQRQYTIPSYYNDNDLHGLALRFRLLRQGGYNVSAATYTGVFDKFKDKEGNFDQKLSDDIRGLMELYEASQLSIGAEDHILDEAGDYSHQLLSSWMTLLDDSQARIIKNTLDHPHHKNLARFRATNFNRYFHMANIEGWMNELQELAKIDFQMVQSQNQQEIFQVAGWWKDLGISKELKFVRNQPLKWYIWSMATLSDPSLSQQRIDLTKPISFIYIIDDIFDVQGSLDELTLFTEIVKRWDVEAVEQLPGYMRACFKALDSVTNEIGYKVYKQHGWNPVHSLRETVHIPTWASLCKAFLVEARWFASGHLPAAEEYLQNGIVSSGVHVVLVHIFYLLGHGVTREGVDFIGNRPAIITSTATILRLWDDLGISKDENQDGHDGSYVECYVKEHKGSLVEIATKKVTVMISDAWKQLNQECLHPNPFSPNFTKSCLNLARMVPLMYSYDDNHRLPVLEYYTKSLLFESVSI from the exons ATGGCCTTGTCTTCTATATCAATCTTTATTCATTGTCTTGTTGATCCACTTCCTCGAAAACAAACTTCAAAAACTCTTCCGTCTAACCATATAGATTTTAAGTCTGCCTTCAATGTTGCAAATTGGAGCATTAATCAAACTCTGGTTTCTCCTCTTTCAGCTCAATGTATCCATTTAACTGATGAAGATGTCAGGATTAAG GAGAGAAGGACGAGGGCTTTCAAGCATATCCTAAGGAAAGAAGGTGAAGGTTCACATGAAGTTTTGGCCATGATTGATGCTATACAACGCCTTGGCATTGACCATCATTTCCAAGATGAGATTGATGAAATTTTGCAGAGGCAATATACCATACCTAGCTATTATAATGACAATGATCTTCACGGTCTTGCCCTTCGATTTCGACTCTTGAGACAAGGAGGTTACAATGTCTCCGCAG CAACTTATACAGGAGtgtttgataaatttaaagacaAGGAGGGAAATTTCGATCAAAAATTAAGTGATGACATTAGAGGACTTATGGAATTATATGAAGCTTCACAACTAAGTATAGGTGCAGAAGATCATATACTTGATGAAGCTGGAGACTACAGTCACCAGCTTCTCAGTTCATGGATGACACTTCTTGACGATTCTCAAGCtagaataataaagaatactcTCGACCACCCACATCACAAAAACTTAGCCAGATTCAGGGCCACAAATTTCAATAGATATTTTCATATGGCAAATATAGAAGGGTGGATGAATGAATTGCAAGAACTTGCGAAGATTGATTTTCAGATGGTTCAATCTCAAAACCAACAAGAGATTTTTCAAGTAGCAGG gtGGTGGAAGGACCTTGGCATATCTAAAGAGCTCAAATTTGTGAGAAatcaaccacttaaatggtaTATATGGTCGATGGCAACTCTTTCAGATCCAAGCTTGTCACAACAACGAATTGATCTCACAAAACCTATATCATTTATCTACATAATAGATGATATTTTTGATGTTCAAGGCTCGCTGGATGAACTGACATTATTCACTGAAATTGTGAAAAg ATGGGACGTTGAAGCCGTAGAACAACTGCCAGGCTACATGAGGGCATGCTTCAAAGCTCTTGACAGTGTCACTAATGAAATTGGCTACAAGGTCTATAAACAGCATGGCTGGAATCCTGTACACTCTCTAAGAGAAACAGTACATATCCCAACA TGGGCAAGTTTGTGCAAGGCATTTCTAGTAGAAGCAAGATGGTTTGCTTCGGGTCACTTGCCAGCTGCTGAAGAGTACTTGCAAAATGGGATTGTGAGTTCAGGTGTACATGTGGTTCTAGTTCACATTTTCTATCTACTGGGTCATGGTGTAACCAGAGAAggtgttgattttattggcaATAGACCAGCCATAATAACTTCCACCGCTACAATTCTTCGGCTTTGGGATGATTTAGGTATCTCCAAG gaTGAGAATCAAGATGGTCATGATGGATCATATGTAGAATGTTACGTTAAAGAACACAAAGGGTCATTGGTAGAGATCGCAACAAAAAAAGTAACAGTGATGATTTCAGATGCATGGAAACAACTAAACCAAGAATGCCTACATCCCAATCCATTTTCACCAAATTTTACCAAGTCTTGCCTTAACCTTGCAAGGATGGTGCCTTTGATGTACAGTTATGACGATAACCATCGTCTTCCAGTTCTTGAATATTATACCAAATCTCTCCTTTTTGAATCTGTCTCCATTTAA
- the LOC8267425 gene encoding probable terpene synthase 13 isoform X4 yields the protein MALSSISIFIHCLVDPLPRKQTSKTLPSNHIDFKSAFNVANWSINQTLVSPLSAQCIHLTDEDVRIKERRTRAFKHILRKEGEGSHEVLAMIDAIQRLGIDHHFQDEIDEILQRQYTIPSYYNDNDLHGLALRFRLLRQGGYNVSAGVFDKFKDKEGNFDQKLSDDIRGLMELYEASQLSIGAEDHILDEAGDYSHQLLSSWMTLLDDSQARIIKNTLDHPHHKNLARFRATNFNRYFHMANIEGWMNELQELAKIDFQMVQSQNQQEIFQVAGWWKDLGISKELKFVRNQPLKWYIWSMATLSDPSLSQQRIDLTKPISFIYIIDDIFDVQGSLDELTLFTEIVKRWDVEAVEQLPGYMRACFKALDSVTNEIGYKVYKQHGWNPVHSLRETWASLCKAFLVEARWFASGHLPAAEEYLQNGIVSSGVHVVLVHIFYLLGHGVTREGVDFIGNRPAIITSTATILRLWDDLGISKDENQDGHDGSYVECYVKEHKGSLVEIATKKVTVMISDAWKQLNQECLHPNPFSPNFTKSCLNLARMVPLMYSYDDNHRLPVLEYYTKSLLFESVSI from the exons ATGGCCTTGTCTTCTATATCAATCTTTATTCATTGTCTTGTTGATCCACTTCCTCGAAAACAAACTTCAAAAACTCTTCCGTCTAACCATATAGATTTTAAGTCTGCCTTCAATGTTGCAAATTGGAGCATTAATCAAACTCTGGTTTCTCCTCTTTCAGCTCAATGTATCCATTTAACTGATGAAGATGTCAGGATTAAG GAGAGAAGGACGAGGGCTTTCAAGCATATCCTAAGGAAAGAAGGTGAAGGTTCACATGAAGTTTTGGCCATGATTGATGCTATACAACGCCTTGGCATTGACCATCATTTCCAAGATGAGATTGATGAAATTTTGCAGAGGCAATATACCATACCTAGCTATTATAATGACAATGATCTTCACGGTCTTGCCCTTCGATTTCGACTCTTGAGACAAGGAGGTTACAATGTCTCCGCAG GAGtgtttgataaatttaaagacaAGGAGGGAAATTTCGATCAAAAATTAAGTGATGACATTAGAGGACTTATGGAATTATATGAAGCTTCACAACTAAGTATAGGTGCAGAAGATCATATACTTGATGAAGCTGGAGACTACAGTCACCAGCTTCTCAGTTCATGGATGACACTTCTTGACGATTCTCAAGCtagaataataaagaatactcTCGACCACCCACATCACAAAAACTTAGCCAGATTCAGGGCCACAAATTTCAATAGATATTTTCATATGGCAAATATAGAAGGGTGGATGAATGAATTGCAAGAACTTGCGAAGATTGATTTTCAGATGGTTCAATCTCAAAACCAACAAGAGATTTTTCAAGTAGCAGG gtGGTGGAAGGACCTTGGCATATCTAAAGAGCTCAAATTTGTGAGAAatcaaccacttaaatggtaTATATGGTCGATGGCAACTCTTTCAGATCCAAGCTTGTCACAACAACGAATTGATCTCACAAAACCTATATCATTTATCTACATAATAGATGATATTTTTGATGTTCAAGGCTCGCTGGATGAACTGACATTATTCACTGAAATTGTGAAAAg ATGGGACGTTGAAGCCGTAGAACAACTGCCAGGCTACATGAGGGCATGCTTCAAAGCTCTTGACAGTGTCACTAATGAAATTGGCTACAAGGTCTATAAACAGCATGGCTGGAATCCTGTACACTCTCTAAGAGAAACA TGGGCAAGTTTGTGCAAGGCATTTCTAGTAGAAGCAAGATGGTTTGCTTCGGGTCACTTGCCAGCTGCTGAAGAGTACTTGCAAAATGGGATTGTGAGTTCAGGTGTACATGTGGTTCTAGTTCACATTTTCTATCTACTGGGTCATGGTGTAACCAGAGAAggtgttgattttattggcaATAGACCAGCCATAATAACTTCCACCGCTACAATTCTTCGGCTTTGGGATGATTTAGGTATCTCCAAG gaTGAGAATCAAGATGGTCATGATGGATCATATGTAGAATGTTACGTTAAAGAACACAAAGGGTCATTGGTAGAGATCGCAACAAAAAAAGTAACAGTGATGATTTCAGATGCATGGAAACAACTAAACCAAGAATGCCTACATCCCAATCCATTTTCACCAAATTTTACCAAGTCTTGCCTTAACCTTGCAAGGATGGTGCCTTTGATGTACAGTTATGACGATAACCATCGTCTTCCAGTTCTTGAATATTATACCAAATCTCTCCTTTTTGAATCTGTCTCCATTTAA
- the LOC8267425 gene encoding probable terpene synthase 13 isoform X3, with product MALSSISIFIHCLVDPLPRKQTSKTLPSNHIDFKSAFNVANWSINQTLVSPLSAQCIHLTDEDVRIKERRTRAFKHILRKEGEGSHEVLAMIDAIQRLGIDHHFQDEIDEILQRQYTIPSYYNDNDLHGLALRFRLLRQGGYNVSAATYTGVFDKFKDKEGNFDQKLSDDIRGLMELYEASQLSIGAEDHILDEAGDYSHQLLSSWMTLLDDSQARIIKNTLDHPHHKNLARFRATNFNRYFHMANIEGWMNELQELAKIDFQMVQSQNQQEIFQVAGWWKDLGISKELKFVRNQPLKWYIWSMATLSDPSLSQQRIDLTKPISFIYIIDDIFDVQGSLDELTLFTEIVKRWDVEAVEQLPGYMRACFKALDSVTNEIGYKVYKQHGWNPVHSLRETWASLCKAFLVEARWFASGHLPAAEEYLQNGIVSSGVHVVLVHIFYLLGHGVTREGVDFIGNRPAIITSTATILRLWDDLGISKDENQDGHDGSYVECYVKEHKGSLVEIATKKVTVMISDAWKQLNQECLHPNPFSPNFTKSCLNLARMVPLMYSYDDNHRLPVLEYYTKSLLFESVSI from the exons ATGGCCTTGTCTTCTATATCAATCTTTATTCATTGTCTTGTTGATCCACTTCCTCGAAAACAAACTTCAAAAACTCTTCCGTCTAACCATATAGATTTTAAGTCTGCCTTCAATGTTGCAAATTGGAGCATTAATCAAACTCTGGTTTCTCCTCTTTCAGCTCAATGTATCCATTTAACTGATGAAGATGTCAGGATTAAG GAGAGAAGGACGAGGGCTTTCAAGCATATCCTAAGGAAAGAAGGTGAAGGTTCACATGAAGTTTTGGCCATGATTGATGCTATACAACGCCTTGGCATTGACCATCATTTCCAAGATGAGATTGATGAAATTTTGCAGAGGCAATATACCATACCTAGCTATTATAATGACAATGATCTTCACGGTCTTGCCCTTCGATTTCGACTCTTGAGACAAGGAGGTTACAATGTCTCCGCAG CAACTTATACAGGAGtgtttgataaatttaaagacaAGGAGGGAAATTTCGATCAAAAATTAAGTGATGACATTAGAGGACTTATGGAATTATATGAAGCTTCACAACTAAGTATAGGTGCAGAAGATCATATACTTGATGAAGCTGGAGACTACAGTCACCAGCTTCTCAGTTCATGGATGACACTTCTTGACGATTCTCAAGCtagaataataaagaatactcTCGACCACCCACATCACAAAAACTTAGCCAGATTCAGGGCCACAAATTTCAATAGATATTTTCATATGGCAAATATAGAAGGGTGGATGAATGAATTGCAAGAACTTGCGAAGATTGATTTTCAGATGGTTCAATCTCAAAACCAACAAGAGATTTTTCAAGTAGCAGG gtGGTGGAAGGACCTTGGCATATCTAAAGAGCTCAAATTTGTGAGAAatcaaccacttaaatggtaTATATGGTCGATGGCAACTCTTTCAGATCCAAGCTTGTCACAACAACGAATTGATCTCACAAAACCTATATCATTTATCTACATAATAGATGATATTTTTGATGTTCAAGGCTCGCTGGATGAACTGACATTATTCACTGAAATTGTGAAAAg ATGGGACGTTGAAGCCGTAGAACAACTGCCAGGCTACATGAGGGCATGCTTCAAAGCTCTTGACAGTGTCACTAATGAAATTGGCTACAAGGTCTATAAACAGCATGGCTGGAATCCTGTACACTCTCTAAGAGAAACA TGGGCAAGTTTGTGCAAGGCATTTCTAGTAGAAGCAAGATGGTTTGCTTCGGGTCACTTGCCAGCTGCTGAAGAGTACTTGCAAAATGGGATTGTGAGTTCAGGTGTACATGTGGTTCTAGTTCACATTTTCTATCTACTGGGTCATGGTGTAACCAGAGAAggtgttgattttattggcaATAGACCAGCCATAATAACTTCCACCGCTACAATTCTTCGGCTTTGGGATGATTTAGGTATCTCCAAG gaTGAGAATCAAGATGGTCATGATGGATCATATGTAGAATGTTACGTTAAAGAACACAAAGGGTCATTGGTAGAGATCGCAACAAAAAAAGTAACAGTGATGATTTCAGATGCATGGAAACAACTAAACCAAGAATGCCTACATCCCAATCCATTTTCACCAAATTTTACCAAGTCTTGCCTTAACCTTGCAAGGATGGTGCCTTTGATGTACAGTTATGACGATAACCATCGTCTTCCAGTTCTTGAATATTATACCAAATCTCTCCTTTTTGAATCTGTCTCCATTTAA
- the LOC8267425 gene encoding probable terpene synthase 13 isoform X6, which translates to MALSSISIFIHCLVDPLPRKQTSKTLPSNHIDFKSAFNVANWSINQTLVSPLSAQCIHLTDEDVRIKERRTRAFKHILRKEGEGSHEVLAMIDAIQRLGIDHHFQDEIDEILQRQYTIPSYYNDNDLHGLALRFRLLRQGGYNVSAATYTGVFDKFKDKEGNFDQKLSDDIRGLMELYEASQLSIGAEDHILDEAGDYSHQLLSSWMTLLDDSQARIIKNTLDHPHHKNLARFRATNFNRYFHMANIEGWMNELQELAKIDFQMVQSQNQQEIFQVAGWWKDLGISKELKFVRNQPLKWYIWSMATLSDPSLSQQRIDLTKPISFIYIIDDIFDVQGSLDELTLFTEIVKRWDVEAVEQLPGYMRACFKALDSVTNEIGYKVYKQHGWNPVHSLRETVHIPTWASLCKAFLVEARWFASGHLPAAEEYLQNGIVSSGVHVVLVHIFYLLGHGVTREGVDFIGNRPAIITSTATILRLWDDLG; encoded by the exons ATGGCCTTGTCTTCTATATCAATCTTTATTCATTGTCTTGTTGATCCACTTCCTCGAAAACAAACTTCAAAAACTCTTCCGTCTAACCATATAGATTTTAAGTCTGCCTTCAATGTTGCAAATTGGAGCATTAATCAAACTCTGGTTTCTCCTCTTTCAGCTCAATGTATCCATTTAACTGATGAAGATGTCAGGATTAAG GAGAGAAGGACGAGGGCTTTCAAGCATATCCTAAGGAAAGAAGGTGAAGGTTCACATGAAGTTTTGGCCATGATTGATGCTATACAACGCCTTGGCATTGACCATCATTTCCAAGATGAGATTGATGAAATTTTGCAGAGGCAATATACCATACCTAGCTATTATAATGACAATGATCTTCACGGTCTTGCCCTTCGATTTCGACTCTTGAGACAAGGAGGTTACAATGTCTCCGCAG CAACTTATACAGGAGtgtttgataaatttaaagacaAGGAGGGAAATTTCGATCAAAAATTAAGTGATGACATTAGAGGACTTATGGAATTATATGAAGCTTCACAACTAAGTATAGGTGCAGAAGATCATATACTTGATGAAGCTGGAGACTACAGTCACCAGCTTCTCAGTTCATGGATGACACTTCTTGACGATTCTCAAGCtagaataataaagaatactcTCGACCACCCACATCACAAAAACTTAGCCAGATTCAGGGCCACAAATTTCAATAGATATTTTCATATGGCAAATATAGAAGGGTGGATGAATGAATTGCAAGAACTTGCGAAGATTGATTTTCAGATGGTTCAATCTCAAAACCAACAAGAGATTTTTCAAGTAGCAGG gtGGTGGAAGGACCTTGGCATATCTAAAGAGCTCAAATTTGTGAGAAatcaaccacttaaatggtaTATATGGTCGATGGCAACTCTTTCAGATCCAAGCTTGTCACAACAACGAATTGATCTCACAAAACCTATATCATTTATCTACATAATAGATGATATTTTTGATGTTCAAGGCTCGCTGGATGAACTGACATTATTCACTGAAATTGTGAAAAg ATGGGACGTTGAAGCCGTAGAACAACTGCCAGGCTACATGAGGGCATGCTTCAAAGCTCTTGACAGTGTCACTAATGAAATTGGCTACAAGGTCTATAAACAGCATGGCTGGAATCCTGTACACTCTCTAAGAGAAACAGTACATATCCCAACA TGGGCAAGTTTGTGCAAGGCATTTCTAGTAGAAGCAAGATGGTTTGCTTCGGGTCACTTGCCAGCTGCTGAAGAGTACTTGCAAAATGGGATTGTGAGTTCAGGTGTACATGTGGTTCTAGTTCACATTTTCTATCTACTGGGTCATGGTGTAACCAGAGAAggtgttgattttattggcaATAGACCAGCCATAATAACTTCCACCGCTACAATTCTTCGGCTTTGGGATGATTTAG gaTGA
- the LOC8267425 gene encoding probable terpene synthase 13 isoform X5 has translation MALSSISIFIHCLVDPLPRKQTSKTLPSNHIDFKSAFNVANWSINQTLVSPLSAQCIHLTDEDVRIKERRTRAFKHILRKEGEGSHEVLAMIDAIQRLGIDHHFQDEIDEILQRQYTIPSYYNDNDLHGLALRFRLLRQGGYNVSAATYTGVFDKFKDKEGNFDQKLSDDIRGLMELYEASQLSIGAEDHILDEAGDYSHQLLSSWMTLLDDSQARIIKNTLDHPHHKNLARFRATNFNRYFHMANIEGWMNELQELAKIDFQMVQSQNQQEIFQVAGWWKDLGISKELKFVRNQPLKWYIWSMATLSDPSLSQQRIDLTKPISFIYIIDDIFDVQGSLDELTLFTEIVKRWDVEAVEQLPGYMRACFKALDSVTNEIGYKWASLCKAFLVEARWFASGHLPAAEEYLQNGIVSSGVHVVLVHIFYLLGHGVTREGVDFIGNRPAIITSTATILRLWDDLGISKDENQDGHDGSYVECYVKEHKGSLVEIATKKVTVMISDAWKQLNQECLHPNPFSPNFTKSCLNLARMVPLMYSYDDNHRLPVLEYYTKSLLFESVSI, from the exons ATGGCCTTGTCTTCTATATCAATCTTTATTCATTGTCTTGTTGATCCACTTCCTCGAAAACAAACTTCAAAAACTCTTCCGTCTAACCATATAGATTTTAAGTCTGCCTTCAATGTTGCAAATTGGAGCATTAATCAAACTCTGGTTTCTCCTCTTTCAGCTCAATGTATCCATTTAACTGATGAAGATGTCAGGATTAAG GAGAGAAGGACGAGGGCTTTCAAGCATATCCTAAGGAAAGAAGGTGAAGGTTCACATGAAGTTTTGGCCATGATTGATGCTATACAACGCCTTGGCATTGACCATCATTTCCAAGATGAGATTGATGAAATTTTGCAGAGGCAATATACCATACCTAGCTATTATAATGACAATGATCTTCACGGTCTTGCCCTTCGATTTCGACTCTTGAGACAAGGAGGTTACAATGTCTCCGCAG CAACTTATACAGGAGtgtttgataaatttaaagacaAGGAGGGAAATTTCGATCAAAAATTAAGTGATGACATTAGAGGACTTATGGAATTATATGAAGCTTCACAACTAAGTATAGGTGCAGAAGATCATATACTTGATGAAGCTGGAGACTACAGTCACCAGCTTCTCAGTTCATGGATGACACTTCTTGACGATTCTCAAGCtagaataataaagaatactcTCGACCACCCACATCACAAAAACTTAGCCAGATTCAGGGCCACAAATTTCAATAGATATTTTCATATGGCAAATATAGAAGGGTGGATGAATGAATTGCAAGAACTTGCGAAGATTGATTTTCAGATGGTTCAATCTCAAAACCAACAAGAGATTTTTCAAGTAGCAGG gtGGTGGAAGGACCTTGGCATATCTAAAGAGCTCAAATTTGTGAGAAatcaaccacttaaatggtaTATATGGTCGATGGCAACTCTTTCAGATCCAAGCTTGTCACAACAACGAATTGATCTCACAAAACCTATATCATTTATCTACATAATAGATGATATTTTTGATGTTCAAGGCTCGCTGGATGAACTGACATTATTCACTGAAATTGTGAAAAg ATGGGACGTTGAAGCCGTAGAACAACTGCCAGGCTACATGAGGGCATGCTTCAAAGCTCTTGACAGTGTCACTAATGAAATTGGCTACAAG TGGGCAAGTTTGTGCAAGGCATTTCTAGTAGAAGCAAGATGGTTTGCTTCGGGTCACTTGCCAGCTGCTGAAGAGTACTTGCAAAATGGGATTGTGAGTTCAGGTGTACATGTGGTTCTAGTTCACATTTTCTATCTACTGGGTCATGGTGTAACCAGAGAAggtgttgattttattggcaATAGACCAGCCATAATAACTTCCACCGCTACAATTCTTCGGCTTTGGGATGATTTAGGTATCTCCAAG gaTGAGAATCAAGATGGTCATGATGGATCATATGTAGAATGTTACGTTAAAGAACACAAAGGGTCATTGGTAGAGATCGCAACAAAAAAAGTAACAGTGATGATTTCAGATGCATGGAAACAACTAAACCAAGAATGCCTACATCCCAATCCATTTTCACCAAATTTTACCAAGTCTTGCCTTAACCTTGCAAGGATGGTGCCTTTGATGTACAGTTATGACGATAACCATCGTCTTCCAGTTCTTGAATATTATACCAAATCTCTCCTTTTTGAATCTGTCTCCATTTAA